From Mycolicibacterium nivoides, a single genomic window includes:
- a CDS encoding TetR/AcrR family transcriptional regulator, with translation MSDSAVTRRSKAKSDRRGQLIAAAERLVAERGYLAVRLEDIGSAVGISGPAIYRHFPNKEALLVELLVGISTRLLAGAQEVTAADEDPADTLNSLVDFHLDFVFGESDLIRIQDRDLAHLPDAARRQVRRAQRQYVEIWVTVLTRLDPGLAEDDARVMAHAAFGLLNSTPYSVRPAVPKTHSRAVLRRMTLAALTSG, from the coding sequence ATGTCCGACAGCGCCGTCACCCGTCGCAGCAAGGCCAAGTCCGATCGCCGCGGCCAGCTGATCGCTGCCGCCGAACGGCTTGTGGCCGAACGCGGTTATCTCGCGGTGCGCCTGGAGGACATCGGCTCTGCCGTCGGAATCAGCGGACCGGCCATCTACCGGCACTTCCCCAACAAGGAAGCCCTGCTGGTCGAACTGCTCGTCGGGATCAGTACCCGCCTGCTCGCCGGGGCACAGGAAGTCACCGCGGCCGACGAAGATCCCGCCGACACCCTAAACAGCCTGGTGGACTTCCACCTCGACTTCGTCTTCGGCGAATCCGATCTGATCCGCATCCAGGATCGCGACCTGGCCCACCTGCCCGACGCGGCCCGGCGACAGGTGCGCCGCGCCCAGCGGCAGTACGTGGAGATCTGGGTGACGGTCCTGACGCGGCTCGACCCGGGCCTGGCCGAGGACGATGCCCGGGTAATGGCCCATGCCGCGTTCGGCCTGCTGAACTCGACCCCGTACAGCGTGAGACCCGCTGTGCCCAAGACACATTCACGCGCAGTGCTGCGCCGCATGACGCTGGCGGCGCTCACCTCGGGCTAG